The following are from one region of the Methanospirillum hungatei genome:
- the acsC gene encoding acetyl-CoA decarbonylase/synthase complex subunit gamma: MEKEHKKGIREISPIDVYKLLPRTNCGECGEANCMAFATKVVNGETSIVNCPPLYTQKYSKELDKLEELLAPLVQSVSFGTGGNAITIGGKHVLFRHEFTYQNPTPIAIDLSDDMAPDVISSRIKRVIDFSYPYIGRPLKLDSLALRSVTKDPTRFRELVQIVCNSCQIPLILCSTEPDIIATGLSVCAERKPLIFAITKENWETMGELVLRYSCPVVVSAPGDLSLLRSLVKTLKEWGIDQMVLDPGTYHSDQIGKTIFQNTAIRKAACKDFDPLFGYPILGTPISVWNGQELSEELNRWQEAYLASMLITRYADLLIMHSLEGWVLLPQLIWRFGIYTDPRKPVSVDPGVRTFGNPDKNSPVLITSNYALTFFTVESDIKTAKIDSFLIVIDTGGLSVEAAVAGRYLSAVKIADSIRDMNVGDLVIHRYLIIPGLAARLSGETEEETGWRVLVGPRDSSGIGQMIRERWPPTEE, translated from the coding sequence ATGGAAAAAGAACATAAAAAAGGCATTCGAGAAATAAGCCCGATTGATGTCTATAAACTCCTGCCACGAACTAATTGTGGTGAGTGTGGAGAAGCCAATTGTATGGCTTTTGCAACAAAAGTTGTCAACGGTGAAACTAGTATAGTCAATTGTCCTCCACTTTACACTCAAAAATATTCAAAGGAACTTGATAAACTGGAGGAATTGTTGGCACCGCTGGTTCAGAGTGTATCCTTTGGAACCGGAGGAAATGCCATCACTATCGGTGGAAAACATGTCCTTTTCAGACATGAATTTACTTATCAGAATCCCACGCCAATTGCCATTGATCTCTCTGATGATATGGCACCTGATGTCATTTCTTCACGAATTAAGAGAGTAATAGATTTTTCTTATCCCTATATTGGAAGACCATTAAAACTAGACTCCCTGGCACTTCGGTCGGTAACAAAAGATCCGACACGATTCAGGGAACTTGTTCAGATCGTGTGTAATTCCTGTCAAATTCCTCTTATTCTCTGTAGTACTGAACCTGATATTATCGCTACCGGGCTTTCAGTATGTGCTGAGAGAAAACCGCTCATTTTCGCAATCACAAAAGAAAATTGGGAGACTATGGGAGAACTTGTCCTCCGTTATTCTTGTCCGGTAGTAGTCTCTGCTCCAGGTGATCTTTCTCTTTTACGATCGCTAGTAAAAACACTCAAAGAATGGGGCATTGATCAGATGGTACTAGATCCAGGAACATATCATAGTGATCAGATTGGAAAGACTATTTTTCAGAATACTGCTATTCGAAAAGCAGCCTGCAAAGACTTTGATCCACTTTTTGGTTATCCGATTCTTGGAACTCCAATATCTGTCTGGAATGGTCAGGAATTATCAGAAGAACTGAACCGATGGCAGGAAGCGTACCTTGCATCAATGCTCATCACCAGATATGCTGATCTGCTCATTATGCACAGCCTGGAAGGATGGGTTCTTCTTCCCCAGTTGATCTGGCGGTTTGGTATATATACCGATCCAAGAAAACCAGTATCTGTCGATCCTGGTGTTCGGACATTTGGTAATCCTGATAAAAATTCACCCGTACTTATCACATCCAATTATGCCTTAACATTCTTTACAGTAGAATCTGATATTAAAACGGCGAAAATTGACAGCTTTTTAATTGTTATTGATACCGGAGGACTTTCTGTAGAAGCGGCAGTTGCCGGTAGATATCTCTCTGCTGTAAAGATTGCTGATTCTATTCGGGATATGAATGTTGGAGATCTTGTAATTCACCGATATCTGATAATTCCCGGCCTTGCTGCACGTTTATCCGGAGAAACTGAAGAAGAGACTGGATGGAGAGTACTGGTAGGTCCACGTGATTCTTCTGGAATTGGCCAGATGATCAGGGAACGATGGCCTCCTACGGAAGAATAA
- a CDS encoding ASKHA domain-containing protein, whose translation MNSSISILFQPMNRMVTVPAGTTVLSAIREAGIQFEAICGGKGTCGKCRVIKISGKTSEEGSCCAKFLTLDEQRKGYCLACLEQVWSDAVFTIPIESRIDTPQILLDIAQTIQTISPSVHKYLVEKNLNYSLVTLGPSIRFAGYDGKRPVMNENQRDLIINSAHPLTATLYKKTEESLLIALEEHDTTERLFGIALDLGTTTVVGLLVDLLTGEIIKKASTLNRQITLGEELVTRIAIGRKEEGRKELQIAALGSVNEIIHKLTHGSGIKWNEIYDICLGGNTIMTWLLAGKDPTPLEYVDAQVESNPVLLNAETIGIDALPLTPIFCLPAVSRFVGGDAIGDILTSSMYKKTEISLLIDLGTNGEIILGNKDWMVSTSCASGPAFEGAGMRSGMRAMKGAIDTVKIDKSGQVIWHVIGDTDPKGVCGSGIIDAAAAMAHAGILDISGKLIESAPGVREGEHGLEFLLVPSHLTATGKDIVITSEDMAYLMDSKAAVLAAIIVLIKKYRLTPLDIHHVYLAGAFSSFGNIENLISFGILPEFPSAEFHRIGNGSLAGAYACLISSSLRKEATDIAKRMGYLDLLVDNDFIEEYWGALRIPEKDELFLIP comes from the coding sequence ATGAATTCTTCAATTTCCATTCTTTTCCAACCGATGAACCGGATGGTAACAGTACCTGCAGGAACCACAGTATTATCTGCAATCCGGGAAGCGGGTATTCAGTTTGAAGCAATTTGTGGAGGAAAAGGGACTTGTGGAAAATGTCGGGTAATAAAAATATCAGGAAAGACTTCTGAAGAGGGAAGTTGCTGTGCCAAATTTCTAACTCTTGATGAACAAAGAAAAGGCTACTGTTTAGCCTGTCTTGAACAGGTATGGTCCGATGCTGTTTTTACCATACCAATCGAGAGTAGAATTGATACACCTCAGATTTTACTTGACATTGCACAAACAATTCAAACAATTTCTCCATCCGTTCATAAATATCTGGTAGAAAAAAACCTAAATTACTCTCTTGTAACTTTGGGTCCATCCATTCGTTTTGCCGGATATGATGGAAAAAGACCGGTGATGAATGAAAATCAGCGAGACCTTATCATCAACTCTGCTCATCCCCTGACAGCAACCTTGTATAAAAAAACTGAAGAATCATTGCTGATCGCTCTTGAAGAACATGATACAACCGAGCGATTGTTTGGTATTGCACTAGATTTAGGGACTACTACCGTTGTAGGTCTTCTTGTTGATTTATTAACAGGGGAAATTATTAAAAAAGCTTCAACCTTAAACAGGCAGATAACTCTTGGCGAGGAATTAGTTACCAGAATTGCCATTGGTCGAAAAGAAGAAGGAAGAAAAGAATTACAAATAGCAGCTCTTGGTAGTGTCAATGAAATTATCCATAAACTGACTCATGGTTCCGGTATTAAATGGAATGAAATTTATGATATCTGCCTTGGTGGAAATACAATAATGACCTGGCTTTTAGCCGGAAAAGATCCCACTCCCCTTGAATATGTGGACGCACAGGTTGAGTCAAATCCAGTTCTACTGAATGCAGAAACCATTGGAATTGATGCATTACCACTAACACCGATATTCTGTCTTCCGGCTGTAAGCAGATTTGTCGGAGGGGATGCAATTGGCGATATTTTAACCTCCAGTATGTATAAAAAGACCGAAATTTCACTTCTCATTGACCTCGGAACAAATGGGGAAATAATTCTCGGGAACAAAGACTGGATGGTTTCAACTTCTTGTGCTTCAGGTCCTGCATTTGAAGGAGCAGGAATGCGTTCTGGAATGCGGGCGATGAAAGGGGCGATAGATACTGTAAAAATTGATAAATCTGGTCAGGTAATTTGGCATGTTATTGGAGATACAGATCCCAAAGGGGTCTGTGGATCCGGGATAATAGATGCTGCTGCAGCGATGGCTCATGCAGGAATTCTGGATATTAGTGGAAAATTGATAGAATCCGCACCAGGAGTCAGAGAAGGAGAACATGGTTTGGAGTTTTTGCTGGTTCCATCTCATCTTACAGCAACCGGGAAAGACATTGTCATAACAAGTGAAGATATGGCATATCTCATGGATTCAAAAGCGGCTGTTCTTGCTGCGATTATAGTTCTGATTAAAAAATACCGGTTGACTCCTTTGGATATTCATCATGTTTATCTGGCAGGAGCCTTTAGTTCTTTTGGAAACATAGAAAATCTCATCTCCTTTGGGATTCTTCCAGAGTTTCCATCAGCAGAGTTCCATCGGATAGGGAATGGTTCACTTGCCGGAGCTTATGCTTGCCTCATATCATCTTCATTACGAAAAGAAGCTACCGATATTGCTAAACGAATGGGATATTTAGATCTTCTAGTGGATAATGATTTTATTGAGGAATATTGGGGAGCACTGAGGATACCTGAGAAAGATGAGTTATTTCTCATACCTTAA
- a CDS encoding P-II family nitrogen regulator, with the protein MLLMRAIVRPEKKDEVLKELSVAGFPAATVVDVVGRGKQKGIKVGNTLYDEIPKSLVMVVIHDEERERFVDTVLKTAKTGEDGNFGDGKIFITPVEEVYTISRGGRGL; encoded by the coding sequence ATGTTACTGATGCGGGCAATCGTCAGACCTGAAAAGAAGGATGAAGTACTCAAAGAACTCTCTGTTGCCGGATTTCCTGCAGCAACGGTTGTAGATGTCGTTGGTCGGGGAAAACAGAAGGGTATCAAAGTAGGAAACACCCTCTACGATGAAATTCCCAAATCTCTCGTTATGGTCGTAATCCATGACGAAGAACGGGAACGGTTTGTAGATACGGTTCTAAAGACCGCAAAAACCGGAGAAGATGGAAACTTTGGAGATGGGAAGATCTTCATCACCCCCGTTGAGGAAGTATACACCATCTCAAGAGGCGGTCGTGGTCTCTGA
- a CDS encoding P-II family nitrogen regulator, producing the protein MKEIMAVIRMNKTNVTKKALVDAGVAGFTAVKVMGRGKRVEDSSIIQGRKEELLALAADDILDREETEKQVTSFLDGSRLFPRRLFTILAHDEDVPRIVEAIIKANKTENQVGDGTIFVMPIGDAVRVRTAETGEAAIW; encoded by the coding sequence ATGAAGGAAATAATGGCAGTCATCCGGATGAATAAGACTAATGTAACAAAGAAGGCACTCGTTGATGCAGGAGTTGCTGGATTTACTGCCGTAAAGGTTATGGGCAGAGGAAAGCGGGTGGAAGACAGCAGTATCATCCAGGGAAGAAAGGAAGAACTGCTGGCACTTGCAGCAGATGACATCCTGGACCGGGAAGAGACTGAAAAACAGGTAACAAGTTTCCTGGACGGATCACGGCTCTTCCCACGCCGGCTCTTTACCATCCTCGCCCATGATGAAGATGTCCCCCGGATCGTTGAAGCAATAATCAAAGCAAATAAAACTGAAAACCAGGTCGGAGACGGCACCATATTCGTAATGCCAATCGGAGATGCAGTCCGTGTCCGGACAGCAGAGACCGGGGAAGCCGCAATCTGGTAA
- the nifD gene encoding nitrogenase molybdenum-iron protein alpha chain, translating into MAINQEVLDEMLLPYPDKVQKNRTKHIVRKNPEEGCQQIEANTRTVPGIISQRGCCYAGCKGVVVGPIKDMITITHGPVGCAYYSWGTRRNKARADDITPPEQIYGAMCFVTDMQEPDIVFGGEKKLAKMIDEVVEMFHPRAVNVCATCPIGLIGDDLGAVTKKATEKHGIPVLAYNCEGYKGVSQSAGHHIANNILMENVIGSGDAEKNPSEFVVNLLGEYNIGGDSWEIERILHDIGYRVQGVITGDSSVEEMKNMHIANLNLVMCHRSINYIAEMMEEKYGIPWLKINFIGVEAIKKSLRDIAQVTGDETFIRKTEEVIAREEARVLPVIEHYRKICTGKTAFAFVGGSRSHHYQYLLKDLGMEVVVAGYEFAHRDDYEGRSVIPTIKTDADSKNIPELDIKPDPELYKEAHEHLNLTKEKFDEICSRVPLGNYEGMYPDMNGGTLMIDDCNHYEAEQLVKELKPDLFFAGVRDKYIAQKMGVPAKQLHSYDYSGPYAGFNGAMNFARDVANAMTTPAWKFIIPPWEKESENKGDINA; encoded by the coding sequence ATGGCGATAAATCAGGAAGTACTGGATGAGATGCTTCTCCCGTACCCCGATAAAGTACAAAAGAATCGTACAAAACATATCGTCCGGAAAAATCCGGAAGAAGGGTGTCAGCAGATAGAGGCAAATACCAGAACTGTTCCGGGAATAATCTCCCAGAGAGGATGCTGTTATGCCGGATGTAAGGGTGTTGTTGTCGGTCCGATTAAGGATATGATAACCATCACCCACGGTCCGGTAGGGTGTGCATACTACAGCTGGGGAACCAGGCGGAATAAGGCACGGGCCGATGATATTACTCCTCCTGAACAGATTTACGGGGCGATGTGTTTTGTCACCGACATGCAGGAACCGGATATTGTCTTTGGTGGAGAGAAAAAACTCGCCAAGATGATCGATGAAGTTGTCGAAATGTTCCATCCCCGGGCAGTTAACGTCTGTGCAACCTGTCCGATTGGTCTTATCGGCGATGATCTGGGTGCGGTGACAAAAAAAGCAACTGAAAAGCATGGAATTCCCGTGCTGGCTTACAACTGTGAAGGATACAAGGGTGTCAGCCAGTCTGCAGGCCACCATATTGCAAATAACATCCTTATGGAGAATGTTATCGGTTCAGGGGATGCAGAGAAGAACCCCTCCGAATTCGTGGTGAATCTCTTAGGAGAATACAATATCGGTGGAGATTCTTGGGAGATTGAAAGAATTCTCCATGATATCGGATATCGTGTTCAGGGAGTCATTACCGGCGATTCAAGCGTGGAAGAGATGAAGAACATGCATATAGCCAACCTGAACCTGGTTATGTGTCATCGATCCATCAACTACATCGCTGAGATGATGGAGGAAAAATACGGTATTCCATGGCTGAAGATCAATTTCATCGGTGTCGAGGCAATAAAGAAGTCTCTTCGTGACATTGCACAGGTTACCGGCGATGAGACTTTCATCAGAAAGACTGAGGAAGTCATCGCAAGGGAAGAAGCACGGGTATTGCCGGTTATAGAACATTACCGGAAGATCTGCACAGGTAAGACAGCATTTGCCTTTGTCGGAGGTTCCCGGAGCCATCACTACCAGTACCTGCTCAAAGACCTTGGAATGGAGGTTGTTGTTGCCGGGTACGAATTTGCCCACCGTGACGATTACGAAGGAAGATCGGTCATTCCGACGATAAAAACCGATGCGGATTCAAAGAATATTCCTGAACTTGATATCAAACCAGACCCTGAACTCTACAAAGAGGCTCATGAACATCTGAATCTCACAAAAGAGAAATTTGACGAGATATGTAGCAGGGTACCCCTTGGTAATTATGAAGGAATGTATCCGGACATGAACGGAGGAACACTCATGATAGACGATTGTAACCACTACGAAGCCGAGCAACTGGTGAAGGAGTTAAAACCCGACCTGTTCTTTGCCGGGGTTCGTGACAAATACATCGCCCAGAAGATGGGAGTTCCGGCAAAACAACTGCACTCATATGACTACAGCGGCCCATACGCAGGATTTAACGGTGCAATGAATTTTGCCCGTGATGTGGCAAATGCCATGACAACTCCTGCATGGAAGTTTATAATCCCGCCATGGGAGAAAGAATCAGAAAATAAGGGTGATATCAATGCTTGA
- a CDS encoding nitrogenase component 1 gives MLECVPEGPVEHTIGKINPAKTCQPIGAMYAALGIHGCLPHSHGSQGCCAYHRMHLTRHFRDQVLASSSSFTEGASVFGGAVNLKTSIKNIFAIYNPEIIAVHTTCLSETIGDDLPTIIKQSEIPEGKRVIHTNTPSYSGSHITGFSNMVKSMVSYLAQATEPVKKDQVNILPGFVNPGDMREIRRIVDEMGIQMIMLPDTTGVLDAPQTNKYALFPEGGTTVDEIVDTGNSRLTLALGSWASDAAGAMLVEKCNVPCIPLRTPIGLKATDDFIMTLKEKCEVDVPKSLTVERGQVVDTLIDTHFHYQGKKVAIFGDPDIVIPLTEFVLTMGMIPKYVLTGTPGSRFETEVGKMFEEYQVEGSIAKADGDLFELHQWIKEEPVDLLMGTTYGKYIARAEDTPLVRVGFPILDRAVHPLMPITGYRGCLRLIEMVSNTLLDRRDRDAGDEDYEMVL, from the coding sequence ATGCTTGAATGTGTACCGGAAGGACCGGTAGAGCACACCATTGGAAAGATTAATCCTGCAAAAACATGCCAGCCAATCGGTGCGATGTATGCAGCTCTTGGAATTCACGGCTGTCTTCCGCACAGTCATGGATCACAAGGATGTTGTGCATATCACCGGATGCATCTGACCCGTCACTTCCGTGACCAGGTACTTGCTTCGTCAAGTTCCTTTACCGAAGGTGCTTCGGTTTTTGGCGGTGCAGTAAACCTGAAGACCTCGATAAAAAATATCTTTGCTATTTACAACCCGGAAATTATCGCAGTCCATACAACCTGCCTGTCAGAGACTATCGGAGATGACCTGCCGACAATAATAAAACAGTCGGAAATTCCTGAGGGTAAGCGGGTTATTCATACCAATACTCCCAGTTATTCCGGATCCCATATCACCGGATTCTCGAATATGGTAAAATCCATGGTCTCATACCTGGCTCAGGCAACCGAACCGGTGAAAAAGGACCAGGTGAACATCCTTCCCGGCTTTGTAAATCCGGGGGATATGAGAGAGATAAGGAGAATCGTTGATGAAATGGGTATACAGATGATCATGCTCCCGGATACTACGGGTGTTTTAGATGCTCCCCAGACAAACAAGTATGCCCTGTTTCCTGAAGGAGGAACCACGGTAGATGAGATAGTCGATACCGGAAATTCGAGGCTTACACTCGCTCTTGGATCCTGGGCCTCTGACGCAGCCGGAGCAATGCTTGTTGAAAAGTGCAATGTTCCATGTATTCCTCTCAGAACTCCCATTGGCCTAAAGGCTACTGATGATTTCATCATGACCCTGAAGGAAAAATGCGAAGTGGATGTGCCAAAATCTCTGACCGTTGAACGGGGACAGGTTGTAGATACCCTCATTGACACCCATTTCCATTACCAGGGAAAGAAAGTGGCAATATTTGGGGATCCGGATATTGTCATTCCTCTGACGGAATTTGTCCTGACCATGGGCATGATCCCGAAATATGTGCTGACCGGGACTCCGGGTTCACGGTTTGAGACCGAGGTCGGGAAAATGTTTGAAGAATACCAGGTAGAAGGCAGCATTGCCAAAGCTGACGGTGACCTCTTCGAACTCCACCAGTGGATAAAAGAGGAGCCGGTGGATCTCCTCATGGGAACCACCTATGGGAAATACATCGCACGTGCCGAGGATACTCCACTCGTCCGGGTAGGTTTTCCTATCCTTGACCGGGCTGTCCATCCTCTCATGCCAATAACCGGATATCGTGGATGTCTGCGTCTCATTGAGATGGTAAGTAATACCCTTCTCGACCGGCGTGACCGTGATGCTGGCGATGAAGATTATGAAATGGTCCTGTAA
- the nifE gene encoding nitrogenase iron-molybdenum cofactor biosynthesis protein NifE — translation MEITCSQVIGGTNTPCLVERQNSIITTGKTKNRIHCADDSIAGAVSQRACVFCGARVVLNPITDAAHLVHGPVGCASYTWDIRGSLSSGSEMFRNSFSTDLKERDVIFGGEKKLALCIDEIVQKYSPPAIFVYATCVVGIIGDDIIAVCKAASQRHVIDVIPVESSGFISGNKIIGYRAAGNALIRLITPKEGEIIPKTKKINFLGEYNLGGEKWLVERYLREMGIEINVACTGDSTVASLKQVPGGFLNLVQCTGSMHYVARLLEEEFGTPYIDVNFFGAYNTADSLRRIAQFYGEPHMIEAVERLIKRETERIQPDIEYYRTKLTGKRAAIYVGGAFKALAIIRQLRELGVEIVFCGTQTGKPEDYEQIHEMLNPGTVMVDDANPAEIERFLIEKKVDIMAGGVKERTLAHKLGVGFVDHNHDRKVCLAGFDGAINFAHEVYVTCCSPVWKQIRTHPDWEVYHG, via the coding sequence ATGGAAATTACTTGTTCGCAGGTTATCGGGGGAACTAACACCCCCTGTCTTGTTGAACGTCAGAATTCTATTATCACAACCGGAAAAACCAAAAACCGGATTCATTGTGCGGATGATAGTATTGCCGGGGCCGTGAGTCAGCGTGCCTGTGTATTCTGTGGAGCCAGAGTAGTACTGAATCCAATAACAGATGCTGCTCATCTCGTCCACGGGCCGGTAGGATGTGCATCATATACCTGGGATATAAGGGGCAGCCTTTCAAGCGGCTCGGAAATGTTCAGGAATAGTTTCTCAACCGACCTGAAGGAACGTGATGTTATCTTTGGCGGGGAGAAAAAACTTGCCCTTTGCATAGACGAAATTGTCCAAAAATATAGCCCCCCTGCGATATTCGTGTATGCAACGTGTGTTGTCGGTATCATCGGTGATGATATCATTGCCGTATGTAAAGCAGCATCACAAAGACATGTAATTGATGTCATACCGGTTGAATCAAGCGGATTTATATCTGGTAACAAAATTATCGGATACCGGGCTGCTGGAAATGCACTCATCCGCCTAATCACTCCAAAAGAAGGAGAAATAATCCCAAAAACGAAGAAAATCAACTTCCTTGGCGAATATAATCTCGGTGGCGAGAAATGGCTGGTAGAACGGTATCTTCGTGAAATGGGTATTGAAATTAATGTTGCCTGTACCGGTGATTCGACCGTTGCATCATTAAAACAGGTTCCGGGAGGTTTCCTAAACCTTGTCCAGTGTACCGGATCGATGCATTACGTAGCCCGTCTTCTGGAAGAGGAGTTCGGAACGCCGTATATTGATGTGAATTTCTTTGGTGCCTACAATACTGCAGACAGTCTCCGGAGGATTGCTCAGTTTTACGGCGAACCTCACATGATTGAAGCGGTAGAACGTCTCATCAAGCGAGAAACTGAACGAATCCAGCCTGATATCGAGTATTACCGTACCAAACTTACCGGAAAACGTGCTGCAATCTATGTGGGGGGAGCATTCAAGGCTCTTGCAATCATCAGGCAACTCCGGGAACTTGGGGTGGAGATTGTTTTCTGTGGAACACAGACCGGAAAACCGGAAGATTACGAACAGATACATGAGATGTTAAATCCAGGAACTGTCATGGTGGACGATGCGAATCCGGCAGAAATCGAGAGGTTCCTTATCGAAAAGAAGGTAGATATCATGGCCGGAGGAGTAAAAGAGCGAACTCTTGCCCATAAACTGGGAGTCGGGTTTGTTGATCATAACCACGACCGCAAGGTCTGCCTTGCCGGATTTGACGGTGCAATAAACTTTGCCCATGAAGTTTATGTGACCTGCTGTTCACCGGTTTGGAAACAGATCCGGACACATCCTGACTGGGAGGTATATCATGGATGA
- a CDS encoding nitrogenase component 1 codes for MDEKTPSVREVNENQCQICMPLGSVIAFKGIEQSMVIVHGSQGCSTYMRLAMVEHYNEPVDIASSSLNEKQTIYGGEENLRKGLDNVIRVYHPKVIGVVTTCMTETMGEDVGRMIDTYLTDRNLHDVDIIPISTPSYSGTSTEGYWTAVRDVIMYYAGPVSPNEGINIILPHVSPADIREIKRILDLMRIQYTLIPDISMTLDRPYGISYEKIPPGGTSREDIARMSGGRATIQFGYCCPDNLSPGALLEEKYGVPLHNLPLPVGLKNMDMFINTLISIAIKPVPESILLERGWLCDAMADAHKHMAEIKPVIFGEPELVYAVSSLCIENGSIPPIIATGTGSPQLRRHLETITRELDFAPLVADHVDFALIAKESDHLGVNLAIGHAGGKVLTERLNIPVVRTGFPIHDRIGAQRIRNLGYTGTVTLLEQMVNTHLEHKYQHYRQQIKSEYFDNGGIINA; via the coding sequence ATGGATGAAAAAACACCATCTGTCCGGGAAGTGAATGAAAACCAGTGTCAGATATGTATGCCTCTTGGCTCGGTAATTGCCTTTAAGGGTATCGAACAATCGATGGTTATAGTGCATGGATCACAGGGGTGTAGTACCTATATGCGGCTTGCCATGGTTGAACATTACAACGAACCGGTTGACATTGCATCATCCTCACTCAATGAAAAACAGACCATTTACGGCGGTGAAGAAAATCTTCGGAAAGGTCTTGATAATGTCATCCGTGTTTACCATCCTAAAGTAATCGGGGTGGTTACAACCTGTATGACTGAGACCATGGGAGAGGATGTCGGCCGGATGATTGACACGTACCTGACCGACCGAAACCTGCATGATGTGGATATCATTCCGATATCAACCCCGAGTTACAGTGGTACTTCAACCGAAGGATACTGGACTGCAGTCAGGGATGTTATCATGTACTATGCTGGTCCTGTTTCACCTAACGAAGGAATCAACATTATCCTCCCCCATGTCAGTCCGGCAGATATCCGTGAGATAAAACGTATCCTTGACCTGATGCGGATTCAGTATACACTCATTCCGGATATCTCCATGACTCTTGACCGGCCGTATGGGATTTCATATGAAAAAATACCTCCGGGAGGGACCAGCAGGGAAGATATTGCCCGGATGAGCGGAGGCAGGGCCACCATCCAGTTTGGATACTGCTGTCCGGATAATCTCTCGCCCGGAGCATTGCTGGAAGAAAAATACGGGGTTCCTCTCCATAATCTTCCCCTCCCGGTCGGTCTTAAAAATATGGACATGTTTATCAATACGCTGATCTCGATTGCTATAAAACCGGTTCCGGAGAGTATCCTCCTTGAACGGGGATGGCTGTGTGACGCAATGGCTGATGCACACAAACACATGGCTGAGATAAAGCCGGTCATCTTTGGAGAGCCCGAACTGGTATATGCTGTATCATCCCTTTGTATCGAGAATGGATCAATTCCCCCCATAATAGCAACCGGAACAGGATCCCCGCAACTTCGCAGACACCTTGAGACAATAACGAGGGAACTGGATTTTGCTCCTCTGGTAGCAGACCATGTTGACTTTGCCCTTATTGCAAAGGAGAGTGACCATTTGGGGGTAAATCTTGCAATCGGCCATGCTGGAGGGAAAGTTCTCACCGAGCGGCTGAATATTCCTGTTGTCAGAACCGGATTTCCCATTCATGACCGGATAGGAGCACAACGAATCAGGAACCTGGGATATACCGGAACTGTTACCCTTCTGGAACAGATGGTAAACACTCACCTGGAACACAAGTACCAGCACTACAGACAACAGATAAAATCAGAATATTTCGATAATGGAGGAATAATTAATGCATAA
- a CDS encoding 2Fe-2S ferredoxin, translated as MHKPKHHIFVCTSSRANGQTKGYCQSNEGFEIMQRFIEEIDDREIGGDVFLSNTGCFGICEKGPIVVVYPDNIWYGSVSPDDVEEIMDSHIEGGEIVERLVI; from the coding sequence ATGCATAAACCAAAACACCACATTTTCGTCTGCACAAGTTCACGTGCAAACGGCCAGACGAAGGGATATTGCCAGTCAAATGAGGGATTTGAAATCATGCAGCGGTTTATTGAAGAGATTGATGACAGGGAAATTGGTGGTGATGTATTTCTCAGTAACACCGGATGCTTTGGGATATGTGAAAAAGGTCCGATTGTGGTGGTTTATCCGGATAATATCTGGTATGGATCGGTAAGTCCTGACGATGTGGAGGAGATAATGGACTCACATATCGAAGGGGGAGAGATAGTAGAACGTCTCGTCATTTAA
- a CDS encoding Fe-only nitrogenase accessory AnfO family protein has translation MYCEIATILGADGMSSSLTGSGTIVVFRRTQGVWNLDREMPFNTTESDSLAILRKKMADLISFLGECKIFVANQAIGALYYELMKAGCSVFEVSGRPVGFLEEVLQEEEQEQAKIAAIRNEPLPGPYEKSPGNFFVSIKEIQGKTPGITSKQILLDFMREGKFKTLEIICDHIPPWVEMESEQRGYKIESEKVPVNEVKMKVINPSFTGK, from the coding sequence ATGTATTGTGAAATAGCCACCATTCTCGGAGCCGACGGAATGAGTTCAAGCCTTACAGGGTCCGGAACCATAGTGGTATTCCGGCGAACCCAGGGGGTATGGAACCTTGATCGGGAAATGCCATTTAATACAACCGAAAGTGATTCGCTTGCTATTCTTCGGAAAAAAATGGCGGATCTTATCAGTTTTTTAGGTGAATGCAAAATATTTGTTGCAAATCAGGCTATCGGGGCATTATACTATGAACTTATGAAAGCAGGCTGCAGTGTGTTTGAAGTTTCCGGAAGACCTGTTGGTTTTCTCGAAGAGGTTCTCCAGGAAGAAGAACAAGAACAGGCAAAAATCGCAGCAATAAGAAATGAACCGCTTCCCGGCCCGTATGAAAAATCTCCCGGTAATTTTTTTGTATCAATAAAGGAGATACAGGGAAAGACTCCGGGGATTACCAGCAAACAGATCCTTCTTGATTTCATGAGAGAAGGAAAATTCAAAACCCTGGAGATCATCTGTGATCATATCCCACCATGGGTTGAGATGGAATCAGAACAACGGGGATATAAGATTGAATCAGAAAAAGTCCCGGTCAATGAAGTTAAAATGAAGGTAATCAATCCATCATTTACTGGGAAATGA